A DNA window from Nitrospinota bacterium contains the following coding sequences:
- the carA gene encoding glutamine-hydrolyzing carbamoyl-phosphate synthase small subunit produces the protein MKKAYLALADGKVFEGRNFGSEGEVSAEIVFNTSMSGYQEVLTDPSYCGQMVLMTYPLIGNYGINPQDFESDRPHLSGFIIKELSGVVSNWRSSGSLDDFLKKFGIIGIQGIDTRAVTRHIREKGAQQAILSTISEDPEDLVRKAQNSPGLIGRDLVKEVTCKEPYDWDEGEWVIRDGQTILNPSIDKEYFVVAYDFGIKRNILRKLTEAGCRVRVVPASTPAKDVLALNPDGVFLSNGPGDPEGVPYAVQNIKLLLGKVPVFGICLGHQLLNLALNGRTFKLRFGHHGGNQPVMDLPKGKVEITSQNHGFAVDHESIEDTVTITSINLNDKTVEGIHHKKWPIFSVQYHPEASPGPHDSSHLFQQFTQMMKAGV, from the coding sequence ATGAAAAAAGCATATTTAGCTCTTGCCGATGGAAAAGTTTTTGAAGGCAGAAACTTTGGGTCAGAAGGAGAAGTTAGTGCGGAAATAGTTTTCAACACCAGTATGTCAGGTTATCAGGAAGTGCTCACTGATCCTTCTTATTGCGGCCAAATGGTATTGATGACTTATCCCTTGATAGGAAATTATGGCATCAATCCACAGGACTTTGAATCGGACCGCCCTCACCTTTCAGGTTTCATCATTAAAGAATTGAGTGGTGTTGTCAGCAATTGGAGGTCAAGTGGATCACTGGATGATTTTCTTAAAAAATTTGGCATCATTGGCATACAGGGAATAGACACACGTGCCGTGACCAGACATATCCGCGAAAAAGGGGCTCAACAGGCGATTTTGTCAACAATCTCAGAAGATCCTGAAGACCTGGTCAGGAAGGCTCAAAATTCCCCTGGACTTATAGGCAGGGATCTGGTGAAGGAAGTAACTTGCAAGGAACCTTATGACTGGGACGAAGGTGAATGGGTGATTCGTGATGGTCAAACCATACTCAATCCATCTATAGATAAAGAATATTTTGTGGTTGCCTATGACTTTGGTATTAAGAGGAACATTTTAAGAAAACTTACTGAGGCTGGATGTCGAGTACGGGTTGTTCCGGCTTCAACCCCTGCCAAAGATGTGCTTGCATTGAATCCAGATGGGGTTTTTTTATCGAATGGTCCAGGTGATCCAGAAGGTGTTCCATATGCTGTTCAGAACATCAAGCTCCTCCTGGGTAAGGTCCCTGTTTTTGGCATTTGTCTTGGTCATCAACTCCTGAACCTGGCTTTAAATGGAAGAACATTCAAACTCAGGTTTGGCCATCATGGAGGAAACCAACCCGTAATGGATCTCCCAAAAGGGAAAGTCGAGATAACTTCCCAGAATCATGGATTTGCTGTCGATCACGAATCTATTGAGGATACTGTAACGATTACATCCATCAATTTGAATGATAAAACGGTCGAAGGAATACACCATAAAAAATGGCCTATTTTTTCGGTTCAATATCATCCTGAAGCATCTCCGGGCCCTCACGACTCCAGCCATCTTTTTCAACAATTTACTCAGATGATGAAAGCAGGAGTTTGA